The sequence ctcctcgcttgtTCTTCACCTTCTCCTTCagttcccttctctccccctcgcttgttcttccttctccttcagttccctctctctccctcgcttgtTCGTCACCTTCTCCTtccgttccctctctcttccttcgctTGTTCGTCCACCTTCTCCTTCAGTTCCCTCGCTCGTTCCTCTCTCGTTCTTCCACCTTCTCCTTCagtaccctctctctccccctcgcttgTTCTTCCACCTTCTCCttcagttccctctctctccccctcgcttgTTCTTCCACCTTCTCCTTCagttccctctcttcccctcgctTGTTCTTCACCTTCTCCttcagttccctctctctcccctcgcttgTTCTTCCACCTTTCCttcagttcctctctctcccatcgcttgttcttccatctctctctgcagggTGTTTTGTCGTATGTAGCATCCTCTGTTCTTTTGTACATGTTTCATCCCTGCAATAAAGCACAGTGCCTCAAATATAAATACCAACGGGTAGTTAAACGTATTTGCAACATTCCGTGGACATAgcaataaagtatttgaaagtgaTGTGTCAATAAAGTGATGTGTCAATAAAGTGGGTGGGTCCTACAATTGACAGTAGAAGCACATAGAGCACATACAGGCACTATATCAATTGGATCCATTGTTATCACTATCATTATAAGATGGGATGGTTGTCATGGTTACCTTCTCCAGCAGCTCCCTGACCTGCTCCCTGTCCTGCGGTCGCggtttgtttttggaaaaatgaacaaaaaaccATGGTAAATTGGCCCCCACACCTGTCAATCACCTccctgagcccagggtcctctcCCTCCAGGTACTGTCCCGCCCCCCGGCCCATCAGGTAGTCACCACAGGTGAACAGCACCAGGGTGTGTTTCAACACCCCCTCCCCAAACACCTCCTCCATCTCAGCGGGCACTCTGCGCTCCACCTGGATCAATTAGGACGATGCAAATAGATGGGTATTCATAAGCACAATGTGCATCATTAAGTCAAACAAAAGGAAATAACACAGAACATAGAGACTGTTCAAGACTCACAACACCATAGTAAAACTACATGACAAAACACCAGAGACACAATAACAAAGAAACATAGAACTTCTCTGAACGATTAGAGAACTATTAGACCCACCTCAGTGAACTGGCCGACAGGAACCAGCAGCAGGAAGGCGTGTGGCCCCKGGGYASCCAGCTCAAgtgccctctctgtctccttcctcaCCCCAGCCTCCATG comes from Salvelinus sp. IW2-2015 unplaced genomic scaffold, ASM291031v2 Un_scaffold3019, whole genome shotgun sequence and encodes:
- the LOC112075185 gene encoding GTPase IMAP family member 5-like — its product is MTDVLPGSHAGTPEPELRLVLLGTIGCGKTLXGDTLLGQSSSGSPSSSGSSPRLCQLRRGASEGRRLTVVEAPRWYWSGGHMEAGVRKETERALELXXXGPHAFLLLVPVGQFTEVERRVPAEMEEVFGEGVLKHTLVLFTCGDYLMGRGAGQYLEGEDPGLREVIDRCGGQFTMG